Genomic segment of Callithrix jacchus isolate 240 chromosome 9, calJac240_pri, whole genome shotgun sequence:
CCTGAGGATTGTCCCCAACCTGTCAGGACTCCTGAAAGTCCCTTACCATGGACAGCCTCCTCAAAGGTTGACAATGCTCCCACTAGTCTGCAGttcccacccaccccagggctGAGAGAGCACCAACCACAGGGCTGCCCAGGGCAGGTCCCTCTGCTGGCCGAAACCCTCTAAGTCAGAGCCCCCTGTGGCAACCCACAGTCACAGCGAGACAGCAATCAGCAGGCAGTGCAGGCACTCAAGTCCATGCATTGTGTGCCTGAGGAAATCAAGGGCCAGAGAGGGTAAATGCACACAGTGAGGATGACCACTGGCCCAGGGCAGactgctcctgctgctgcctcAAGCCAGCTGTCATTCTGTGCCCCCACcactcaactgtaaaatggggacaatacaATGTCAGACACTTATTCCatctacaacaataacagacacGAATATTTCGCTCTAGATATTGTTCTTAATACTTGGATTATCTCAACAACTGgaagttatttttattctcattttatttatttatgtatttatttatttttgaggcggagtcgctgttgttacccagactggagtgcaatggcgcgatctcagctcaccgcaacctctgccttctgggttcaagcaattctcctgcctcagcctcccgagtagctgggactacaggcgtgcaccaccatgcccagttaatttttatatttttagtagagacggggttccaccttgttgaccaggatggtctcgttctcttgacctcgtgatccacccgccccagcctcccaaagtgctgggattataggcgtgagccaccacgcccggtctatttatttatttatttttgagacagggtctcactctgtcacccagactggagtgcaatggtgtgatcccggctcactgcaacctctgtctctggggttccagtgattctcctgcctcagcctcctgagtagctgggattacaggcatgcaccaccatgcccagctaatttttgtatttttagtacagatggggtttcaccacgttggccaggctggtgtcaaactcctgacctcaggtgacctgcccacttcggcctccgaaagtcctgggattacaggtgtagccaccacacctggccttattctcattttacaagtgaggaaactgaggcacagagaggtcaagtaaccTGTCCATGGACATGGCAAATTCAGGAATAGAATCCAGGAAGTCTGATTCCAAGCCTATGCTCTTAGCCAGTAAGCAATACCACTGCCTTGCCCATACCAAAGaattaaataagccaggcaccgtggctcacacctgttatcttagcactttgggaggctgaggagggcagatcacctgaggtcaggagctcgagaccagcctggtcaacatggtgaaaccctggctctactaaaaatgtaaaaaaattatccgggcatggtggtgggtgcctgcaatcctagctactcaggaggctgaggcaggagaattgcttgaacccaggagacaggttgcagtgagcagacatggtgccattgcattccagcttcagtgacaaagtgagactccttctcagaaaaaaagaattaaataagataatacacGTAAAGTATACAGAATGGCATCTGGCACATATTTAAGCTCAATCAATATTAGCTGCTATTAATATTTCTGTTATTGTCACATACTCAAGATTTCACAGCCAGACTCACAGATTCCATTATCTGTTTTTAAGGATTATACCTTAAAGAGGTCACTCTGCTGAACTAGCTGGTGAGCAGCATGGAAGGGGTGCCAGGAGGTCTGGATGTAAACATCCCAGGCCATGGGCACTGGCCATAGCAGGCAGCCAATTGCCCTTTTCCTACCCTGTGCAGGGTGGGCCCTCACCATTCACGATGGTCCGGCGGGTGATCTCCCACAGCACCAGGCCAAAGGCCCAGATGTCAGTCCACTTGTAGGACTCAAAGCAGTCCGTGCGGATCCTCTCGTCTAGCACCTCGGGCGCCATGTACCGCTTGGTGCCCACTCTCGGGTTGTTGCCGATGTCCAGATAATCGCTGCCCTGCGAGTGCATCACGGCCAGGCCTGTGGGGATGAGGCCTGTCACTCCTGCCCCTCTCCTGAGCCTTGAGTCCAGGGGGCAGGCAAGGTGGGGACTGGGAGAAACAGTGGGACAGCGAGGGGCAGGCATATGGAGACCTGCAGGGAGATgggctggaagacagtggccaCAGAGAGAACCACCGCCCCAGGTACTCTTTGCTTGTATAGCACTCTCTAGGTTCCCAAGAACCCAGCGAGATGTGAATGGGTAAGGCAGGCGTTATGATACCCACTTCACAGAGCAGACCCGGAGGCCGATAATGGGGAGAGATGTAGTTGGCAAAGCTGGGAAGAGAACCCCGGTTCCCGGCTCCTGCCTCCTTTCTCCCAACTCCTGGAGCCAGGACGGTATGGTGGAAGGAGTCTGGGTTTGAAAAGGGTGTTCAGACAACTCGTGGGGTCTTGTAGAGGAGAACTGAGACAACACGCACCTCTAAGATTTCAAGCGCCAATCATGGTCACCGCCATGGTCTCAGGCAAAGGAGAGGAGAGCGCGCGAGCCCCGCCCACCTGCGAAGGACCCGCCCCTGCCCCGCCCGGCTCACCCAGGTCGGCGATGCAACACTGCAGGTTGCTCTTGACCAGCACGTTGCGGCTCTTGAAGTCGCGGTGGGCGATGGCCGGTTTGCCCTGTGTACCAAAGATCTCCACGTGCAGGTGCGCCAGGCCGCAGGCGGCGGACGTAGCTAGTCTCAGAGCCAGATGGGGCTCCAGCGTCTGTCTCTGCAGAAAGTCGTAGAGAGAGCCGTGCTCGTGGTAGTGAGTGATGAGCCACAGCTGCGTGCTCGAGTTGCGGGAGGTCATGTCCGAGGCGATGAAGCCTGTGCGCAGAAGGGTCGGGTGACTCAGCCaaggggctggggcagagggaggCTGGAGCTGTCAGGGTCAGGGTAGGGTTGGGGGAGAGGGAATTGGCTGGGTCACTGCTAAGCTAGGTGGGGTGGGGGATTGATGTGGCTTAGGTCAGAGACAGAGCTGGAGTCAGAAGTTGGGTCtggacctggcacagtggcttacacctgtaatcccgacactttgggaggccaaggcaggaggattgcttgagcccaggaatttgagaccagcttggacaacatcggaagacctcatctttacaaaaaaaaaaaagttagctgggcgtgatggcacatgcctgtggtcccagctactcgggaggctgaagtgggaggattgcttgagctcaaaagattgaggctgcagtgagactgagccactgcattccagcctgggtgacagagcaagaccctgtctgaaaaaaatttttttaaaaaaaaggctgattgcagtggctcacgcctgtaatagcaacactttgggaagttgagacgggcagatcacaaggtcaagaaatcaagaccttcctggctaagagggtgaaaccatgtctctactaaaaatacaaaacgtagctgggtgtggtggtgagtgcctatagtctcagctacttgggaggctgaggcaggagaatcgattgaacctgggaggtggaggttgcagtgagccgagatcatgccactacactccagccaggcaacagagcaagactccatctcaaaaaaaaaaaaaagaggttggggCTGCAGGTGGGCTAGGAGTCCTTTAGGGTTCTGTTGATGTCTGGAGGTCTGGGAACTCCAGCTCGGGAGAATGAAGCCCCGGGCCTTGCACAGCTGGCTCTTCCCTTGCCTAGGATGTTGTCATGTCTGAGCAGCACTGTGTTGTAGATCTCGGTCTCCCGGAACCAGGACTGTTCATCCCTCGAGGAGAAGATCTTGACGGCCACACTCTCACCATGCCACAAGCCCCGCCACACCTCACCATAGCGGCCTTTTCCTGGTGGCCAGAGGGGAAGGCGAGGGTCACACACTGGGCACACAGAGTCCTGGAAGAGCCACCCATCTTAACGCTGTACtgcttccctcccccaccccacccaccgaAACCCCGACCCTTGGGTTTAACTTAATCCAGACCCGGGGCAGGCCATCCCCTGCTGCCTCTTGTTCCACCCTGGCTCCTGCAGAAAGAAGAACGTCTCCCTGGCCCATCTCCAGCCCACTCCCTGCCCAGCAGAATTCCAATTCTGACCCAGGCCTGGCACTGCCTGTGATTCCAGAAGCAagagctccctcacccctccAGGCTCATGGGAGCCCTTGGTCCTCATCCACCAGGCTCACCCACTGCTCACCCACACACTCCACCAGGGCAACCTGCCGTGCCACTGTCCTCTGCACCAGGAAGGGGAGCCCCGAGCCACTCCCTGTGGTACAGTCACTGTCCAGGAGGTCCTGGGGGTATGGAGAGGCCATTGAGAGGCTGCCCCCACCAGCCGCAGCCCCATTCTCCATCCTTGACCTGGGAGCTGCTGCTGGGTCACTGCAAGCTCCTCACTTACCCAGCTCCCCACTGGCTCTAATCTCTGGGTGACTGTTCTGATTCTGCAGTTCCTATCTGCCCCTCTCCACCCTGTGTCCCAGGTCCCAGGGCCATACCCCCAGCATGCTGTCCTCCTGCTCAGACGCTTTCAG
This window contains:
- the ACVRL1 gene encoding activin receptor type-1-like; the protein is MTLGSPRRYLLMLLMALVAQGNPVKPSRDPLVTCTCKNPHCRGPTCQGAWCTVVLVREEGRHPQEHRGCGNLHRELCWGRPTEFVSHYCCDSHLCNHNVSLVLEATQTPSEQPGTDGQLPLILGPVLALLVLVALGVLGLWHVRRRQEKQRCLHSELGESSLILKASEQEDSMLGDLLDSDCTTGSGSGLPFLVQRTVARQVALVECVGKGRYGEVWRGLWHGESVAVKIFSSRDEQSWFRETEIYNTVLLRHDNILGFIASDMTSRNSSTQLWLITHYHEHGSLYDFLQRQTLEPHLALRLATSAACGLAHLHVEIFGTQGKPAIAHRDFKSRNVLVKSNLQCCIADLGLAVMHSQGSDYLDIGNNPRVGTKRYMAPEVLDERIRTDCFESYKWTDIWAFGLVLWEITRRTIVNGIVEDYRPPFYDVVPNDPSFEEMKKVVCVDQQTPTIPNRLAADPVLSGLAQMMRECWYPNPSARLTALRIKKTLQKISNSPEKPKVIQ